In Oncorhynchus clarkii lewisi isolate Uvic-CL-2024 unplaced genomic scaffold, UVic_Ocla_1.0 unplaced_contig_10537_pilon_pilon, whole genome shotgun sequence, the sequence GTATATCATCTCTAATGCATAATTAAAGGATGATGATTCCTGAGCTTCAGACAGAGCTGCTCTGGTTTCATGATGATTCCTGAGCTTTAGACAGAGCTGTCTGGTTTCATGATGATTCCTGAGCTTCAGGCAGAGCTGCTCTGGTTTCATGATGATTCCTGAGCTTCAGACAGAGCTGCTCTGGTTTCATGATGATTCCTGAGCTTCAGACAGAGCTGCTCTGGTTTCATGATGATTCCTGAGCTTCAGACAGAGCTGCTCTGGTTTCATGATGATTCCTGAGCTTCAGACAGAGCTGTCTGGTTTCATGATGATTCCTGAGCTTCAGACAGAGCTGTCTGGTTTCATGATGATTCCTGAGCTTCAGACAGAGCTGTTCTGCTTTCCTTTTGGCTTGAAACCTTCTCTTTTTTACCCAGGGTTCCATTGGGTGGTGTTGCTGTGTTAATGAAATGAGGACTGGGTTGACGTTGTTTTGTCTTTGTGACGCCTGCTTTCCTGTGTTCCTGGGCTCAGTTTCAGTGTGTGTCCCAGATTGCCGAGTGgctctgtctgtcctctgaccTTTGACATCTGTGTTCTACAGGATCCCAGCCCACTATGTCTACCCCCAGGCCTTTATGCAGCCAAGCACCATGGTCATCCCTCACAGCATGCAGTCGCCCGCCGCCACGGCCTCCGCCGCCTCCTCCCCGTACCTCGACTACACCGGAGCGGCCTACGCCCAGTACTCAGCCGCAGCCGCCAGCGCCGCGGCCGCCGCTGCCTACGAGCATTACCCGTACGCAGCCTCCCCGGCCCCTGCGGGCTACATGGCTGCAGCAGGGTATGGGTATGCGGTCCAGCAGCCCCTAGCAGCCGCAGCCACCCCGGGAGCAGCCGCAGCAGCCGCAGCCTTCGCCCAGTACCAGCCTCAACAGCTTCAGGCAGACCGCATGCAGTAACTGACCACAACTACCACTATTACTGAGCCTGGATAACAGAAGAGGGGGAGGctatagagaggagggaggaggtcatACTCACCCCCAGGACACTAcaaggggagaggtggggagagagtgtgaggatgggcgAGGGATGTAGAGTGGAGTGTAGTGGTGGTCGTCAATCCTTGGCTTTAGAACATGCAGCGCTGCTACCAAAAGAGCCGGAAGAGAATCATCTCATAACTGAATAGAATCGtctcataactgaagagaatcatctcataactgaagagaatcatctcataactgaagagaatcGTC encodes:
- the LOC139400992 gene encoding RNA-binding protein 24-like isoform X2, which gives rise to MMMHSSQKDTTYTKIFVGGLPYHTTDSSLRKYFEVFGDIDEAVVITDRQTGKSRGYGFVTMADRASADRACKDPNPIIDGRKANVNLAYLGAKPRVMQPGFSFGVPQIHPAFIQRPYGIPAHYVYPQAFMQPSTMVIPHSMQSPAATASAASSPYLDYTGAAYAQYSAAAASAAAAAAYEHYPYAASPAPAGYMAAAGYGYAVQQPLAAAATPGAAAAAAAFAQYQPQQLQADRMQ